The Erigeron canadensis isolate Cc75 chromosome 4, C_canadensis_v1, whole genome shotgun sequence genome window below encodes:
- the LOC122596365 gene encoding nuclear speckle RNA-binding protein B-like isoform X1: protein MEDEYWRKYVPSADTAAIPSYLPSDTSILSSHSLWPSRNHVRSSSDLLPNDILASRPGSYGVDDIIGVGVRPEPGFSRYMAGTSKNSYLSASEDPYLAGRRDVLRDNGPGISDIVNERPNSLRKPNGLTAGSRKSNVLFVDALPSDCTRREVSHLFRPFPGFKEIKLVHKEPRNGADKAIVLCFVEFLDSNHASTALEALQDYKFDHKKPDSPALRIHFAHFPFQLPHDREEQGYARYPFQPPSDREEQGLTRFPPSDREEQGLTRFPLQPLPDREEQSRAHFPSQRSPDREEHALAITRERELANHDEEPMSGKRKFQGSPRSSKKGKVSESSLKKCVKCKKKHPGECFADRDACYNCGKTGHLMRDCKKKRTCYGCGGSDHIVADCPNPNMKRRSKGGLASVKNEGPPKA from the exons ATGGAGGATGAGTACTGGCGGAAATATGTCCCTTCTGCTGACACtg CAGCCATTCCTAGTTATCTACCATCTGATACATCAATATTATCATCCCATTCTTTGTGGCCCTCTCGTAATCACGTGAGAAGCTCGTCTGATCTTCTACCAAATGAT ATATTGGCTTCACGGCCTGGATCATATGGAGTAGATGATATAATTGGTGTTGGTGTTCGTCCTGAACCTGGTTTTAGTAGATACATGGCTGGAACAAGTAAAAATAGTTATTTGTCCGCGTCGGAAGATCCATATCTAGCTGGAAGAAGAGATGTTTTACGTGACAATGGTCCTGGAATTTCTGACATAGTAAATGAAAGGCCCAACTCCTTAAGGAAACCTAATGGTCTCACGGCTGGAAGTCGGAAATCCAATGTCTTGTTTGTGGATGCACTTCCCTCTGACTGTACTCGAAGAGAAGTATCTC ATTTGTTTCGTCCTTTCCCTGGCTTTAAAGAAATTAAACTTGTGCACAAGGAGCCACGCAAT GGTGCTGATAAAGCCATAGTTTTGTGCTTTGTTGAATTTTTAGATTCCAATCATGCTTCAACTGCTTTGGAGGCCCTTCAAG ATTACAAGTTTGACCACAAGAAACCCGATTCACCAGCCTTGCGGATACACTTTGCTCATTTTCCGTTTCAACTTCCGCATGATAGAGAGGAGCAAGGTTATGCTCGTTATCCATTTCAACCACCATCAGATAGAGAGGAGCAAGGTCTTACTCGTTTTCCACCGTCAGATAGAGAGGAGCAAGGTCTTACTCGTTTTCCATTACAGCCACTCCCTGATAGAGAGGAGCAAAGTCGTGCCCATTTTCCTTCTCAACGATCGCCTGATAGAGAGGAGCATGCTCTTGCTATTACAAG GGAGAGAGAGCTAGCTAATCATGATGAGGAACCGATGTCGGGGAAGAGGAAGTTCCAAGGATCTCCTAGATCCTCTAAAAAAGGGAAGGTATCTGAGAGTTCCTTAAAGAAGTGTGTCAAATGCAAGAAAAAGCACCCGGGTGAGTGCTTTGCTGATCGAGATGCATGCTATAATTGCGGGAAGACCGGCCATTTGATGCGAGATTGCAAAAAAAAGCGTACATGCTATGGTTGTGGTGGTTCAGATCACATTGTTGCAGATTGCCCTAACCCTAACATGAAGAGAAGAAGCAAAGGCGGCTTAGCTTCGGTGAAGAACGAGGGCCCTCCAAAGGCATAG
- the LOC122596365 gene encoding nuclear speckle RNA-binding protein B-like isoform X2, whose product MEDEYWRKYVPSADTAIPSYLPSDTSILSSHSLWPSRNHVRSSSDLLPNDILASRPGSYGVDDIIGVGVRPEPGFSRYMAGTSKNSYLSASEDPYLAGRRDVLRDNGPGISDIVNERPNSLRKPNGLTAGSRKSNVLFVDALPSDCTRREVSHLFRPFPGFKEIKLVHKEPRNGADKAIVLCFVEFLDSNHASTALEALQDYKFDHKKPDSPALRIHFAHFPFQLPHDREEQGYARYPFQPPSDREEQGLTRFPPSDREEQGLTRFPLQPLPDREEQSRAHFPSQRSPDREEHALAITRERELANHDEEPMSGKRKFQGSPRSSKKGKVSESSLKKCVKCKKKHPGECFADRDACYNCGKTGHLMRDCKKKRTCYGCGGSDHIVADCPNPNMKRRSKGGLASVKNEGPPKA is encoded by the exons ATGGAGGATGAGTACTGGCGGAAATATGTCCCTTCTGCTGACACtg CCATTCCTAGTTATCTACCATCTGATACATCAATATTATCATCCCATTCTTTGTGGCCCTCTCGTAATCACGTGAGAAGCTCGTCTGATCTTCTACCAAATGAT ATATTGGCTTCACGGCCTGGATCATATGGAGTAGATGATATAATTGGTGTTGGTGTTCGTCCTGAACCTGGTTTTAGTAGATACATGGCTGGAACAAGTAAAAATAGTTATTTGTCCGCGTCGGAAGATCCATATCTAGCTGGAAGAAGAGATGTTTTACGTGACAATGGTCCTGGAATTTCTGACATAGTAAATGAAAGGCCCAACTCCTTAAGGAAACCTAATGGTCTCACGGCTGGAAGTCGGAAATCCAATGTCTTGTTTGTGGATGCACTTCCCTCTGACTGTACTCGAAGAGAAGTATCTC ATTTGTTTCGTCCTTTCCCTGGCTTTAAAGAAATTAAACTTGTGCACAAGGAGCCACGCAAT GGTGCTGATAAAGCCATAGTTTTGTGCTTTGTTGAATTTTTAGATTCCAATCATGCTTCAACTGCTTTGGAGGCCCTTCAAG ATTACAAGTTTGACCACAAGAAACCCGATTCACCAGCCTTGCGGATACACTTTGCTCATTTTCCGTTTCAACTTCCGCATGATAGAGAGGAGCAAGGTTATGCTCGTTATCCATTTCAACCACCATCAGATAGAGAGGAGCAAGGTCTTACTCGTTTTCCACCGTCAGATAGAGAGGAGCAAGGTCTTACTCGTTTTCCATTACAGCCACTCCCTGATAGAGAGGAGCAAAGTCGTGCCCATTTTCCTTCTCAACGATCGCCTGATAGAGAGGAGCATGCTCTTGCTATTACAAG GGAGAGAGAGCTAGCTAATCATGATGAGGAACCGATGTCGGGGAAGAGGAAGTTCCAAGGATCTCCTAGATCCTCTAAAAAAGGGAAGGTATCTGAGAGTTCCTTAAAGAAGTGTGTCAAATGCAAGAAAAAGCACCCGGGTGAGTGCTTTGCTGATCGAGATGCATGCTATAATTGCGGGAAGACCGGCCATTTGATGCGAGATTGCAAAAAAAAGCGTACATGCTATGGTTGTGGTGGTTCAGATCACATTGTTGCAGATTGCCCTAACCCTAACATGAAGAGAAGAAGCAAAGGCGGCTTAGCTTCGGTGAAGAACGAGGGCCCTCCAAAGGCATAG
- the LOC122595594 gene encoding protein ALP1-like, translating into MTDNNPMQQQLAKTETRNGVEKDDQNNDLEQKETSRKRKARPTPKADSSSRSAVDLGYDLNLATTSSVGGSTIVENGPQRRLWVKNRSADWWDKYKSSDIPNDEFKKAFQMGKDTFETICNELTASVAKENTMLRDAVPVRQRVAVCIWRLATGESLRLVSKRFGLGISTCHKIVLDVCAAIKDVLMPKYLQWPSHDTMRLISNEFESVANIPNVVGSMYTTHIPIIAPKVNVAAYFNKRHTDRKQKTCYSVTVQGVVDQNGVFTDVCIGWPGSMPDDQVLEKSALYQRASNGLLKGVWIVGGSGYPLMDWVLVPYTQPHLTWTQHAFNEKIGEVLKVSKDAFARLKGRWSCLQKRTEMKLQDLPVVLGACCVLHNICEIRNEEIEPHLIPEVFDDEMIPEIALRSAVANKARDSMAHNLLHHNHAGTSFL; encoded by the coding sequence ATGACAGACAACAATCCAATGCAACAACAACTAGCGAAAACCGAGACTCGTAACGGGGTCGAAAAAGATGATCAAAATAACGACTTAGAACAAAAGGAAACTAGTCGAAAAAGAAAGGCTAGACCGACACCGAAAGCAGACTCGAGTAGTCGTAGTGCAGTTGACTTAGGCTATGATTTAAATCTAGCGACGACTAGTTCTGTTGGTGGTTCGACGATCGTCGAAAATGGACCCCAGAGACGGTTATGGGTTAAGAATAGATCAGCAGATTGGTGGGACAAATACAAAAGTTCAGATATTCCAAATGATGAGTTTAAAAAAGCTTTCCAAATGGGGAAAGATACATTTGAGACGATTTGCAACGAGTTAACGGCTTCTGTCGCTAAAGAGAATACTATGTTAAGAGATGCTGTCCCTGTGAGACAAAGAGTCGCTGTTTGTATATGGAGGTTAGCTACAGGGGAATCTTTAAGACTCGTATCGAAACGATTTGGGTTAGGGATTTCCACGTGTCATAAGATTGTACTTGATGTTTGTGCTGCTATAAAAGATGTCTTGATGCCCAAGTATCTTCAATGGCCTAGTCATGACACAATGAGACTCATTAGTAACGAGTTTGAATCCGTTGCTAATATACCGAATGTCGTTGGATCAATGTATACTACTCATATTCCGATTATAGCACCAAAAGTTAATGTGGCTGCTTATTTTAATAAGCGGCATACGGATAGGAAACAAAAGACTTGTTATTCTGTAACGGTTCAAGGGGTTGTTGATCAAAATGGAGTGTTTACTGATGTGTGTATCGGGTGGCCCGGTTCAATGCCTGATGATCAAGTGTTGGAAAAATCCGCGCTTTATCAAAGGGCAAGTAATGGGCTTTTGAAAGGTGTATGGATTGTGGGTGGTTCGGGTTACCCATTGATGGATTGGGTATTAGTACCTTATACACAACCACATTTGACATGGACTCAACATGCTTTTAATGAAAAGATTGGCGAAGTTTTAAAAGTGTCAAAAGACGCGTTTGCTAGATTGAAAGGAAGGTGGTCTTGTTTACAGAAAAGAACGGAAATGAAGCTTCAAGATTTGCCGGTTGTTCTTGGGGCGTGTTGTGTTTTGCATAATATATGTGAAATTAGGAATGAAGAGATTGAACCACATTTGATACCTGaagtttttgatgatgaaatgatTCCAGAAATCGCGTTGAGGTCTGCAGTTGCTAACAAGGCTAGAGACTCAATGGCTCATAATCTTTTGCACCATAATCATGCTGGTACTTCATTCTTGTGA
- the LOC122595811 gene encoding uncharacterized protein LOC122595811, whose amino-acid sequence MGKPKKELLASAPWRAGGDDQRDKFKDARLKVTAQPGATPTMHIPGKKSPKNPSPADSDNSLEIDPELRYSFQRNFQFLQRVFSIDTIVKPLPYSMQYNVSRNLSFFTRIFTQFYDPQGIANAQKSLGLGQEDRVRNVR is encoded by the exons ATGGGGAAACCAAAGAAAGAACTCTTGGCGTCAGCTCCGTGGCGAGCCGGCGGCGACGACCAACGGGACAAATTCAAAGACGCCAGGCTTAAAGTGACCGCCCAGCCAGGAGCCACACCTACTATGCACATCCCCGGCAAGAAATCCCCCAAAAACCCATCTCCAGCTGATTCTGATAATTCCCTCGAAATTGACCCGGAACTCCGTTACAGCTTCCAACGCAATTTTCAG TTCCTGCAGCGTGTTTTCAGCATTGATACTATTGTGAAACCCCTACCTTATTCAATGCAATACAATGTTTCTCGCAACCTAAGCTTTTTCACGCGTATCTTCACACAGTTTTATG ATCCTCAAGGTATTGCCAATGCTCAAAAGTCTCTTGGATTAGGACAAGAAGACAGAGTCCGCAATGTCCGTTGA